The following proteins come from a genomic window of Lineus longissimus chromosome 18, tnLinLong1.2, whole genome shotgun sequence:
- the LOC135502290 gene encoding vitamin D3 receptor-like isoform X2, which translates to MSENMDHRNDTPGLEPFDKTMVIKNEPNDDLPQSCQHSMTDMDLHSHQNQMKQEDIDSGLITQPLQSPTTSSSKQPKKNKICLVCGDRAIGCNFGVISCESCKAFFRRMAFRTIRGRCKGDCVVDTESRVYCKSCRLKKCFRVGMKQDMILNDDERVKRQKRVKNEDSLSEPSSAWKMEELKYRDGTDSSSSHSSPESVVSWSEEDSKSLEIVNQAFNPMYEQTVNEEGLLPHPTTMDIVNMADISVRRLIKVAKGLEIFIKLSVRDQIELLKHCAIEMLILLSAPAFDTKTASWEPMQKPNAKVHSDQVQREGNEQMMDMMEGYGRYAAGLAQIMENDKNILHLLGVICLFSTDQIEMEHKAQIEVVQERFACLLERYIKKERPGVNLFPRLIMKLSDLKHLKDQHSKLLSSVEVHAIAPLLKELFNL; encoded by the exons TTGACAAGACTATGGTGATTAAAAATGAGCCCAATGACGATCTTCCCCAATCGTGCCAACACTCAATGACCGACATGGACTTACACTCACATCAGAACCAGATGAAAC AGGAAGACATCGACTCAGGGTTAATAACGCAACCACTCCAATCACCAACCACGAGTAGCTCCAAACAGCCCAAGAAGAATAAGATATGTCTAGTGTGCGGAGATCGTGCAATCGGATGTAACTTTGGCGTTATATCCTGTGAATCATGTAAAGCGTTCTTCAGGAGGATGGCATTCAGA ACAATAAGAGGGCGCTGTAAGGGCGATTGCGTTGTAGACACAGAGAGTCGCGTGTACTGTAAAAGCTGTCGCCTAAAGAAGTGCTTTAGAGTTGGAATGAAGCAAGATATGATTTTAA ATGACGACGAACGAGTAAAGCGGCAGAAACGTGTTAAGAATGAAGACTCGTTGTCAGAACCGTCGTCAGCGTGGAAGATGGAGGAACTGAAGTACCGAGACGGCActgattcatcatcatcacattcaAGTCCAGAATCCGTAGTAAGCTGGTCCGAAGAAGACTCTAAATCATTAGAGATAGTGAACCAGGCATTTAACCCAATGTACGAACAAACGGTAAATGAAGAGGGTTTGCTGCCACATCCGACGACTATGGATATTGTAAATATGGCGGATATCAGCGTGAGACGTTTAATAAAAGTTGCTAAAGGCCTGGAGATATTCATCAAGTTGTCCGTGAGGGACCAAATTGAATTATTAAAGCACTGCGCTATTGAGATGCTCATTTTGTTGTCGGCGCCTGCGTTTGATACGAAAACGGCATCTTGGGAGCCAATGCAGAAACCAAATGCGAAAGTCCACAGCGATCAGGTGCAGAGAGAAGGGAACGAACAgatgatggacatgatggaagGATACGGGCGCTACGCTGCTGGTCTAGCACAAATCatggaaaatgataaaaatatccTCCACCTGCTCGgcgttatttgtttattttcgaCGGACCAGATCGAAATGGAACATAAAGCTCAAATCGAGGTTGTTCAGGAACGGTTCGCTTGTTTATTGGAACGTTACATCAAGAAGGAGAGACCGGGCGTGAATTTGTTCCCGCGCTTGATCATGAAGTTGTCGGACTTAAAGCACCTGAAGGACCAGCATTCGAAGTTACTCAGTTCAGTGGAGGTCCATGCGATTGCGCCACTCCTCAAAGAGCTGTTCAACTTATAA